The Mangifera indica cultivar Alphonso chromosome 8, CATAS_Mindica_2.1, whole genome shotgun sequence genome has a window encoding:
- the LOC123224573 gene encoding heat stress transcription factor A-7a-like → MNPYYIVKEEYPGSSSSQSGGDEHHRPGVMPPPQPMEGLHDTGPPPFLSKTYEMVHDLNTDHIVSWSRGGGSFVVWDPHVFSTALLPRYFKHNNFSSFVRQLNTYGFRKIDPDRWEFANEGFLRGQKQLLRSIKRRKVPFQPLPPPQAIGPCVELGRFGLDGEIDRLVRDKQVLMMELVKLRHQQQNTKAYLQAMEKRLQGTEKKQQQMMSFLARAMQNPAFLQQLVQQKEKRKELEEAMTRKRRRPIDQGPSGTGSSSNEETNPIKAEPLEFTEYGFQVSELEALALEMQGYGRTRREQDNGTADIKAPESCDRELDDGFWEELLNERFERELDITNTVAGDDEDVNVLADRFGYLGSSPK, encoded by the exons ATGAATCCTTATTATATAGTAAAGGAGGAGTACCCAGGATCAAGTTCATCACAATCAGGCGGTGATGAACATCATCGACCGGGAGTGATGCCTCCGCCGCAGCCAATGGAGGGTCTGCACGACACAGGGCCACCGCCATTTCTGAGCAAAACTTATGAAATGGTTCATGATTTAAATACTGATCATATTGTTTCTTGGAGCAGAGGCGGCGGAAGCTTTGTTGTTTGGGACCCTCATGTCTTCTCCACTGCTCTACTTCCTCGATACTTCAAACACAATAACTTCTCCAGCTTTGTCCGGCAGCTTAACACTTAT GGATTCCGAAAGATTGATCCAGACAGGTGGGAATTTGCGAATGAAGGGTTTCTTAGAGGACAGAAGCAACTATTGAGGAGCATCAAGAGGAGGAAAGTGCCTTTTCAGCCGCTTCCACCGCCGCAAGCGATTGGTCCTTGTGTTGAATTGGGTCGGTTTGGACTAGATGGGGAGATTGATCGATTGGTTCGTGACAAGCAGGTTTTAATGATGGAATTAGTGAAACTTAGACACCAGCAGCAGAATACAAAAGCCTATCTTCAAGCCATGGAAAAAAGGCTACAAGGCACAGAAAAGAAGCAGCAACAAATGATGTCTTTCTTGGCGAGAGCAATGCAAAACCCCGCTTTTCTGCAACAGTTAGTACagcaaaaagagaaaaggaaggAGCTTGAGGAGGCCATGACTAGGAAAAGAAGAAGGCCAATTGATCAAGGGCCAAGTGGAACTGGCAGTAGTAGTAATGAAGAGACAAATCCCATCAAGGCTGAGCCCTTGGAATTTACAGAATATGGATTTCAAGTATCTGAGCTGGAAGCACTCGCATTGGAAATGCAAGGATATGGGAGAACAAGAAGAGAGCAAGATAATGGAACTGCAGATATAAAGGCACCAGAGAGTTGTGATAGAGAACTTGATGATGGGTTTTGGGAAGAGTTATTGAATGAGAGGTTTGAACGAGAATTAGATATAACAAATACTGTAGCAGGCGATGATGAAGATGTGAATGTATTGGCTGATCGTTTTGGTTATTTGGGTTCAAGCCCCAAGTAA